The Hyperolius riggenbachi isolate aHypRig1 chromosome 3, aHypRig1.pri, whole genome shotgun sequence genome window below encodes:
- the LOC137562488 gene encoding beta-1,3-galactosyltransferase 5-like isoform X1, with product MKAAMKRKGFLIMAALISTTILLTANWMKDPIAITPKPHLEPTSMPTRSPLPFRRQSVTLNDGTYDYHLNLTSFELEFPNLQTYQCNLLQKPRPEKQGQAGQKLVILAVKSSPVTGVRRAAIRKTWGKEEEIDGYKLRTIFLLGKTPVSGQMELVNLESLVYGDIIQWDIFEGHHNLSLKERCFLEWLYLDMPQAEFIFKGDDDEYVNTGNVVRYIAEHGTPNTVHGFHQHRPPVLRETKYRITKSLYPQDKYPAFVSGGGFIFPGAGVPSLYNASQYLPVFPLDDVYFGFLILAAQLTYHNDPRFYVKGLKYDTCKYKEALVVHGINCEDMERVWQEVRTADCQGPTTSRDTPTH from the exons GCTGCCATGAAGCGTAAAGGGTTCCTGATCATGGCTGCCCTCATCTCCACCACCATACTACTGACGGCAAACTGGATGAAGGACCCAATCGCCATCACCCCCAAGCCTCATCTGGAACCTACCTCCATGCCAACCAGATCTCCACTACCTTTCAGGAGGCAGTCAGTGACCCTGAATGATGGAACGTACGACTATCACCTAAACTTGACCAGCTTTGAGTTGGAGTTCCCCAACTTGCAGACCTACCAGTGCAACCTCTTGCAGAAGCCTCGGCCAGAGAAGCAAGGCCAAGCCGGGCAAAAACTGGTTATCCTAGCGGTGAAATCCAGCCCTGTTACAGGCGTGAGGAGGGCCGCAATCCGAAAGACGTGGGGTAAAGAGGAGGAGATTGATGGATACAAGCTGCGGACCATCTTCCTACTGGGAAAGACTCCTGTTTCTGGACAGATGGAGCTTGTCAATCTGGAGAGCCTAGTCTATGGTGACATCATACAATGGGACATCTTTGAAGGACATCACAACCTATCCCTAAAGGAGCGATGCTTCCTGGAGTGGCTGTATCTGGACATGCCGCAAGCAGAATTCATATTCAAAG GTGACGATGACGAGTATGTGAATACGGGAAATGTTGTACGATACATTGCAGAACACGGGACCCCAAACACTGTACACGGCTTCCACCAGCACAGACCCCCCGTTTTGCGGGAGACCAAATACCGCATCACCAAGTCGCTGTACCCGCAGGACAAGTATCCCGCCTTTGTATCGGGGGGTGGCTTCATATTTCCCGGGGCAGGGGTGCCCAGCCTCTACAACGCCTCCCAGTATCTGCCAGTATTCCCGCTGGATGACGTCTATTTCGGCTTCCTCATCCTGGCGGCCCAACTGACCTACCACAATGACCCCCGCTTCTATGTGAAGGGGCTGAAGTATGACACCTGCAAGTACAAGGAGGCGCTGGTGGTTCACGGCATAAACTGCGAGGACATGGAGCGCGTATGGCAAGAAGTGCGCACAGCGGACTGCCAGGGGCCAACCACCAGCAGAGACACGCCCACTCACTAA
- the LOC137562488 gene encoding beta-1,3-galactosyltransferase 5-like isoform X2, which yields MKRKGFLIMAALISTTILLTANWMKDPIAITPKPHLEPTSMPTRSPLPFRRQSVTLNDGTYDYHLNLTSFELEFPNLQTYQCNLLQKPRPEKQGQAGQKLVILAVKSSPVTGVRRAAIRKTWGKEEEIDGYKLRTIFLLGKTPVSGQMELVNLESLVYGDIIQWDIFEGHHNLSLKERCFLEWLYLDMPQAEFIFKGDDDEYVNTGNVVRYIAEHGTPNTVHGFHQHRPPVLRETKYRITKSLYPQDKYPAFVSGGGFIFPGAGVPSLYNASQYLPVFPLDDVYFGFLILAAQLTYHNDPRFYVKGLKYDTCKYKEALVVHGINCEDMERVWQEVRTADCQGPTTSRDTPTH from the exons ATGAAGCGTAAAGGGTTCCTGATCATGGCTGCCCTCATCTCCACCACCATACTACTGACGGCAAACTGGATGAAGGACCCAATCGCCATCACCCCCAAGCCTCATCTGGAACCTACCTCCATGCCAACCAGATCTCCACTACCTTTCAGGAGGCAGTCAGTGACCCTGAATGATGGAACGTACGACTATCACCTAAACTTGACCAGCTTTGAGTTGGAGTTCCCCAACTTGCAGACCTACCAGTGCAACCTCTTGCAGAAGCCTCGGCCAGAGAAGCAAGGCCAAGCCGGGCAAAAACTGGTTATCCTAGCGGTGAAATCCAGCCCTGTTACAGGCGTGAGGAGGGCCGCAATCCGAAAGACGTGGGGTAAAGAGGAGGAGATTGATGGATACAAGCTGCGGACCATCTTCCTACTGGGAAAGACTCCTGTTTCTGGACAGATGGAGCTTGTCAATCTGGAGAGCCTAGTCTATGGTGACATCATACAATGGGACATCTTTGAAGGACATCACAACCTATCCCTAAAGGAGCGATGCTTCCTGGAGTGGCTGTATCTGGACATGCCGCAAGCAGAATTCATATTCAAAG GTGACGATGACGAGTATGTGAATACGGGAAATGTTGTACGATACATTGCAGAACACGGGACCCCAAACACTGTACACGGCTTCCACCAGCACAGACCCCCCGTTTTGCGGGAGACCAAATACCGCATCACCAAGTCGCTGTACCCGCAGGACAAGTATCCCGCCTTTGTATCGGGGGGTGGCTTCATATTTCCCGGGGCAGGGGTGCCCAGCCTCTACAACGCCTCCCAGTATCTGCCAGTATTCCCGCTGGATGACGTCTATTTCGGCTTCCTCATCCTGGCGGCCCAACTGACCTACCACAATGACCCCCGCTTCTATGTGAAGGGGCTGAAGTATGACACCTGCAAGTACAAGGAGGCGCTGGTGGTTCACGGCATAAACTGCGAGGACATGGAGCGCGTATGGCAAGAAGTGCGCACAGCGGACTGCCAGGGGCCAACCACCAGCAGAGACACGCCCACTCACTAA